From a single Acidobacteriota bacterium genomic region:
- a CDS encoding MFS transporter codes for MDTPLHTSRKNSREMVAYAPEVHDTTDFSKLPRYLVRSLIAVVLGTLVLRLSSQTMGQMLQYYLAEIDRNYFPISYTARGFIIAAFFIPELLGSPLLGAMSDRHGRKLFIMLGPILGAIAVQITSLTTAIWLLVFTRLLEGLSTASSVPSTLGYISEATVGRPKLRARVMGLFEITLVGGIAIGAVAAGYLWKFFGSPQIIFGIHLISPAFALNAVIYLISLLIFWRGVGEVQTTAKHSTVDDHSWHRLVDAVRAPQVWKFVPAWLGINSIIGAWLNTANGLMTGKDHFAGQLLTGNVSPERFGNGFAILAVVFSAGVLGWSFYMGSRRRTSIMLLATGGLFATVLSVYALNHLGSFDSPFHYPLLGSLLVSVVVLSAFTPAALIYLADVTESKTEDRGSIMGLYSVFLGVGQLIGTLAGGKFASWAGIDGLVLLSILLGLITLWTLIILRRQEPRNPPGS; via the coding sequence ATGGATACGCCGTTGCACACCTCCCGAAAAAATTCCCGCGAAATGGTTGCTTATGCGCCGGAGGTTCACGACACTACGGATTTCAGCAAACTGCCGCGTTATCTGGTGCGTTCGTTGATTGCCGTGGTACTCGGCACACTGGTTTTACGTCTGTCATCGCAAACTATGGGGCAGATGCTGCAATATTACTTAGCGGAAATCGACCGCAATTATTTTCCCATTTCTTACACGGCGAGGGGATTTATTATTGCGGCATTTTTTATTCCCGAACTTCTCGGTTCACCTTTGCTGGGCGCGATGAGTGACCGTCACGGGCGCAAACTCTTCATTATGCTTGGACCCATTCTCGGAGCCATCGCTGTACAAATTACCTCACTGACCACAGCCATCTGGTTACTGGTATTCACGCGACTCCTTGAAGGGTTATCGACGGCGAGTTCAGTGCCGTCAACCCTCGGCTACATTTCCGAAGCGACAGTTGGCAGACCGAAACTTCGCGCCCGGGTGATGGGGCTTTTTGAAATCACTTTAGTTGGCGGGATTGCCATTGGCGCAGTCGCTGCCGGGTATCTCTGGAAGTTTTTCGGTTCCCCACAAATCATTTTCGGCATTCATCTCATCAGTCCGGCGTTTGCCCTCAATGCGGTGATTTATCTGATTAGTCTGCTTATCTTCTGGCGCGGCGTTGGCGAAGTACAAACCACCGCCAAACACTCGACTGTCGATGACCACAGTTGGCATCGCCTGGTGGATGCGGTGCGCGCGCCGCAGGTCTGGAAATTCGTTCCGGCGTGGCTTGGCATCAATTCCATCATCGGCGCGTGGCTCAATACGGCGAACGGACTGATGACCGGCAAAGACCATTTCGCGGGGCAATTACTGACCGGCAATGTCTCCCCCGAACGATTCGGCAACGGCTTTGCAATTCTCGCTGTAGTGTTTTCGGCGGGCGTTCTCGGCTGGAGTTTTTACATGGGCAGTCGCCGGCGCACCAGCATCATGTTGCTGGCGACCGGCGGCCTGTTCGCTACGGTGCTTTCGGTCTATGCCTTGAATCACCTCGGCTCATTCGATAGCCCATTTCATTATCCGCTGCTTGGCAGTTTGCTGGTGAGCGTCGTTGTGCTGAGCGCCTTCACGCCCGCCGCATTGATTTATCTTGCCGACGTAACGGAATCCAAAACCGAGGATCGCGGTTCAATTATGGGATTGTATTCGGTCTTTCTCGGTGTCGGGCAATTAATCGGCACGCTTGCGGGCGGCAAATTTGCCAGTTGGGCAGGCATTGATGGACTGGTGTTACTAAGCATCCTTCTCGGTTTGATCACCTTGTGGACGTTAATCATTTTGCGTCGTCAGGAACCGCGCAATCCGCCAGGCAGTTAA
- a CDS encoding gluconate 2-dehydrogenase subunit 3 family protein, with amino-acid sequence MADAKNDVTRRDAIKTLGGAIVTLPVLGSTVAAQNKTAHDHMNHSAQIKAAPQKAAPLKFFTADENRLVVEMSERIIPADDHSPGAKAAGVAAYIDSIIDIANEETKKHWREGIAAVNKMSRDKYGKDFADASEAQQVELLTAISKNEFKPQTLEERFFKSIKDRTIDGYYTSKIGIHEELKYRGNTYLKEFTGCTHPEHQQGS; translated from the coding sequence ATGGCAGATGCAAAAAATGATGTGACCAGAAGAGACGCAATCAAAACCCTGGGCGGCGCAATCGTGACGCTGCCGGTTTTAGGTTCAACCGTGGCGGCACAGAACAAAACCGCGCACGACCATATGAATCATTCGGCGCAAATCAAAGCGGCTCCGCAAAAAGCTGCGCCACTAAAATTTTTCACCGCCGATGAAAACCGTCTGGTGGTGGAAATGAGCGAGCGCATCATTCCCGCAGATGACCACAGCCCGGGCGCGAAAGCCGCAGGAGTCGCCGCCTACATCGATTCGATTATTGACATTGCCAACGAGGAAACCAAAAAGCACTGGCGCGAAGGTATCGCTGCGGTCAATAAAATGAGTCGCGATAAATATGGCAAAGATTTCGCGGACGCCAGCGAAGCCCAACAGGTCGAACTGCTCACCGCCATCAGCAAAAACGAGTTCAAGCCGCAGACTCTCGAAGAGCGATTTTTCAAATCCATCAAAGACCGAACCATTGATGGCTATTACACCTCAAAGATTGGCATTCACGAAGAATTGAAATATCGCGGCAACACTTACCTGAAAGAATTTACCGGCTGCACCCATCCCGAACATCAGCAAGGTTCCTAG
- the recF gene encoding DNA replication and repair protein RecF (All proteins in this family for which functions are known are DNA-binding proteins that assist the filamentation of RecA onto DNA for the initiation of recombination or recombinational repair.), with product MTRIEANGFRNLSGFVEPGAGLNIFYGDNAQGKTNWLEAIYVLGMTKSFRTSQVRDAINFNAAQAVLRGEVRHGSLTKQIQLLLAPSAKELYVNGKREAVMRYLGNLDVFVFSLEELDVIRRDPTERRRYIDRGIATLTPAYLNTLARYNHILKQKNRLLADASESRHHESFHSQIEAWNDQLIEVGTEVHQARVKYIEQLNQVLAENDYGRDIFGAERVSVRYKSQLEDKGDLSNFAHLFAERLAIRLPAEIASGHALIGPHRDDLEILADGREVARFGSAGQQRSALLLLDLAQVSIYNFAYEESPVLLIDDVDAELDRTRIEALLSTLEGRSQTFISTSRRAIANRYRDRAAVFYVQQGQAMSERPSVSRSQSHQSATQPDDELERAVREMFVDEENEPLNVE from the coding sequence GTGACGCGCATAGAAGCCAATGGATTTCGTAACCTCAGCGGCTTCGTCGAACCCGGTGCGGGACTGAACATTTTTTATGGCGACAATGCTCAGGGAAAGACCAATTGGCTGGAAGCGATTTATGTTTTAGGCATGACCAAATCGTTTCGCACCTCGCAGGTGCGCGACGCCATTAATTTCAATGCCGCGCAAGCGGTTTTGCGCGGCGAAGTCAGGCACGGCTCGCTTACCAAACAGATTCAACTGCTGCTCGCGCCATCAGCGAAAGAACTTTACGTAAACGGCAAACGCGAAGCCGTGATGCGTTATCTCGGCAATCTTGATGTATTCGTTTTTTCACTGGAAGAACTCGATGTCATCCGACGCGACCCGACCGAACGCCGGCGCTATATTGACCGAGGCATTGCCACCCTGACGCCCGCTTATCTGAATACCCTGGCGCGTTACAATCACATCCTCAAACAGAAAAATCGTCTGCTTGCCGATGCCAGTGAAAGCCGTCATCACGAATCGTTCCATTCGCAAATCGAAGCCTGGAATGATCAACTGATTGAAGTCGGCACAGAGGTTCATCAGGCGCGGGTCAAATACATCGAGCAGTTGAATCAAGTCTTAGCCGAAAATGATTATGGTCGAGATATTTTTGGCGCTGAACGAGTGAGTGTGCGCTACAAATCCCAACTTGAAGACAAGGGTGATTTAAGCAATTTCGCGCACCTGTTTGCCGAGCGATTGGCAATTCGCTTGCCTGCCGAAATCGCTTCCGGGCACGCCTTGATTGGTCCCCATCGTGACGATTTGGAAATTCTTGCAGATGGTCGTGAAGTGGCGCGTTTCGGCAGCGCCGGACAGCAGCGAAGTGCCTTACTTTTGCTTGATTTAGCGCAAGTTTCCATCTACAATTTTGCTTACGAAGAAAGCCCCGTTTTACTCATTGATGACGTTGATGCAGAACTCGACAGAACGCGGATTGAGGCGCTACTTTCAACGCTCGAAGGACGCTCACAAACCTTCATCAGCACCTCGCGAAGAGCCATTGCCAATCGTTACCGCGACCGCGCCGCTGTCTTCTATGTCCAACAAGGTCAGGCAATGAGTGAACGACCCAGCGTCTCTCGCTCCCAGTCCCATCAAAGCGCCACCCAACCCGATGATGAGCTAGAGCGAGCAGTACGTGAAATGTTCGTTGATGAAGAAAACGAACCCTTGAATGTCGAATGA
- a CDS encoding YHS domain-containing protein — protein MRKSIVALFLISVFSLAAFAALTDDKKEETMAVTNKECPVSGGKVNPQYRTEYNGQYVYVCCQGCLDEFKKDPEKFVAKMSKEDKEAIKTNALCPISKEAITSKEFWVEDHGRKVYLCCAGCKATYEKKMATKKSD, from the coding sequence ATGCGTAAAAGTATCGTAGCTCTATTTCTTATAAGCGTATTTTCACTCGCCGCCTTTGCGGCGTTGACGGATGATAAAAAAGAAGAAACGATGGCTGTTACCAACAAGGAATGTCCGGTAAGCGGCGGTAAAGTCAACCCGCAATATCGCACCGAATACAACGGGCAATATGTTTATGTTTGCTGTCAGGGTTGTTTGGATGAATTCAAAAAAGACCCGGAAAAATTTGTCGCCAAGATGTCCAAAGAAGACAAGGAAGCGATAAAGACCAACGCCCTTTGTCCGATTTCCAAAGAAGCAATTACCAGTAAAGAATTCTGGGTCGAAGACCACGGCAGAAAAGTGTACCTCTGCTGCGCCGGTTGCAAAGCCACTTATGAAAAGAAAATGGCTACCAAGAAGAGCGATTAA
- a CDS encoding peptidylprolyl isomerase codes for MLNRKSIALIFLLAGLLLLGACTQPQNTNQPSSNQANSNQAQPAPAPKGKNHIAVLETDAGIIKFELFESDAPKTTENFIKLAEKNFYNGLIFHRVIKGFMIQGGDPQGNGTGGQTWNGKDLPNEIKLNSPLYQKGGYSRGVVAMANKGLPQTATSQFFIMHQSRPFQSLPPNYTIFGQVVSGMDVVDKIVSAPVNGDRPIAPVKMKKVYIEN; via the coding sequence TTGCTTAACAGAAAATCCATCGCACTTATTTTTTTGCTCGCCGGTCTGTTGTTGCTTGGCGCTTGCACTCAGCCGCAAAACACCAATCAACCAAGTAGTAATCAAGCCAACAGCAATCAGGCGCAACCTGCGCCCGCGCCGAAAGGTAAAAACCACATTGCGGTTTTGGAAACCGATGCTGGAATCATTAAATTCGAGTTGTTTGAATCGGACGCGCCGAAAACCACAGAGAATTTCATCAAGCTTGCCGAAAAGAATTTTTATAATGGTTTGATTTTCCATCGCGTCATTAAAGGCTTCATGATTCAGGGCGGCGACCCGCAAGGCAATGGCACCGGTGGTCAAACCTGGAACGGTAAAGATTTGCCCAATGAAATCAAATTGAATTCGCCGCTCTATCAAAAAGGCGGTTATTCGCGAGGCGTGGTGGCAATGGCTAACAAAGGTTTGCCACAAACCGCAACCAGCCAGTTTTTCATCATGCATCAATCGCGCCCATTTCAATCCTTACCACCCAACTACACGATTTTCGGGCAGGTGGTTTCCGGTATGGATGTGGTAGATAAAATCGTTTCGGCTCCCGTGAATGGTGACCGCCCCATCGCGCCTGTGAAGATGAAGAAAGTGTATATCGAAAATTAA